In one Nostoc sp. KVJ3 genomic region, the following are encoded:
- a CDS encoding STAS domain-containing protein → MQAVLNYPKIVVIRPQGCLNATNALEFERDMTTALAQNGISILVVDLAAVESLDSAGLMALLSIHKLALSLGRGFRLCAVAPSIRIIFELTQLDRVFEILDGEVELATT, encoded by the coding sequence ATGCAAGCAGTGCTTAATTATCCCAAGATTGTAGTTATTCGCCCCCAAGGGTGTTTGAATGCTACAAATGCCTTGGAATTTGAACGAGATATGACCACAGCGTTGGCACAAAATGGTATTTCCATCTTGGTAGTAGACCTCGCCGCAGTAGAATCTTTAGACAGCGCGGGGTTGATGGCATTATTATCTATACACAAACTGGCTCTTAGTTTAGGAAGAGGTTTCCGACTTTGCGCTGTGGCTCCGTCAATTAGAATTATTTTTGAACTAACGCAACTCGATAGAGTGTTTGAAATATTGGATGGTGAAGTTGAGTTGGCTACAACATAA
- the clpS gene encoding ATP-dependent Clp protease adapter ClpS produces the protein MSVETIEKPSTTRKLAPRYRVLLHNDDYNSMEHVVQSLIATVPSLTQPQAVSIMMEAHTNGLALVITCALEHAEFYCETLISHGLSSTIEPDE, from the coding sequence GTGTCAGTTGAAACTATTGAAAAGCCTTCCACAACCCGTAAGCTAGCGCCTCGGTATCGCGTTTTGCTCCATAACGATGACTACAACTCTATGGAGCATGTTGTACAGTCGCTAATAGCCACTGTACCTAGCCTTACCCAACCCCAAGCTGTGAGCATCATGATGGAAGCCCATACTAACGGGCTAGCTTTAGTCATTACTTGCGCCCTGGAACACGCTGAGTTCTATTGCGAAACATTGATAAGTCACGGTTTAAGTAGCACGATTGAACCTGATGAATAA
- a CDS encoding CPBP family intramembrane glutamic endopeptidase yields MKKNLVRLAERPAPIRLGCFILNLALLWLPLAAPIYLLVHDSNLESILTLVLLYAVFIFILRLWGKYVYQQPQILRHYGLEFTRQNGVDLLRGLAIGIINILILFGVESLLGWLVWQQPKVFLLKIILEGLLVGLGVGFAEELLFRGWLLDELQRDYSPRVALWTDAIAFATLHFIKPLEAIIHTLPQFPALVLLGLTQVWGKRWRRGRLGLPIGLHGGLIWGYYIINVGKLVKYSGQVPDWVTGVNNNPLQGVMGVLLMSVLALWIRGRIVKN; encoded by the coding sequence ATGAAAAAAAACCTTGTCCGTCTAGCTGAACGCCCTGCCCCCATTAGGCTGGGTTGTTTTATTTTGAATTTAGCGCTGCTATGGTTGCCATTGGCTGCACCAATATACTTACTAGTGCATGATTCAAATTTAGAAAGTATATTGACATTGGTATTGTTATATGCAGTATTTATTTTTATTTTGAGATTATGGGGTAAATATGTCTACCAGCAGCCCCAAATCCTGCGGCATTATGGCTTAGAATTCACGCGACAAAACGGTGTGGATTTACTGCGTGGCTTGGCTATAGGGATAATCAATATTCTGATACTTTTTGGGGTAGAAAGTTTGTTGGGTTGGTTGGTGTGGCAACAACCAAAAGTTTTTTTACTAAAAATAATTTTAGAGGGTTTACTTGTTGGCTTAGGTGTTGGATTTGCTGAGGAATTGTTATTCCGAGGCTGGTTGCTGGATGAATTACAACGAGATTACAGCCCGCGTGTGGCACTATGGACAGATGCAATTGCGTTTGCTACATTGCACTTTATTAAACCCTTGGAGGCAATTATTCATACACTGCCGCAATTTCCAGCTTTGGTACTGCTGGGGTTAACGCAAGTATGGGGAAAGCGTTGGCGGAGGGGACGTTTGGGTTTACCAATTGGTTTGCATGGTGGTTTAATTTGGGGTTACTACATTATTAATGTAGGTAAATTAGTGAAATATTCTGGCCAAGTTCCTGATTGGGTAACTGGTGTGAATAATAATCCCTTGCAAGGAGTGATGGGAGTGTTGTTAATGAGTGTACTAGCTTTGTGGATACGAGGGCGAATAGTAAAAAATTAA
- a CDS encoding type II toxin-antitoxin system VapC family toxin has product MLRAVADTHAVIWYIFGDSRLSTTAQNTIAQIASSGDQVAFSSITLAEIVYLSEKGRISPLTLERLLISVDVTDAVLFEVPFNRQIAQALPLVNRSQVPDLPDRIIAATALYLGVPVISRYSKIKLSSVNTIW; this is encoded by the coding sequence ATGCTGCGTGCTGTAGCTGACACCCATGCAGTCATCTGGTACATTTTTGGCGATTCTCGATTATCTACAACTGCCCAGAATACCATAGCTCAAATAGCATCTTCTGGAGATCAAGTTGCTTTCTCTTCCATTACCCTAGCCGAAATTGTATATTTGAGCGAGAAAGGGCGTATTTCTCCACTGACACTTGAACGGCTGCTTATATCTGTTGATGTAACTGATGCTGTACTGTTTGAAGTTCCCTTCAATCGGCAGATAGCTCAAGCTTTGCCCTTGGTGAATCGCTCACAAGTACCAGATTTACCCGATCGCATTATTGCTGCTACAGCCTTATATCTAGGAGTACCAGTGATTAGTCGATATAGCAAAATTAAATTATCTAGTGTGAATACCATTTGGTGA
- a CDS encoding pentapeptide repeat-containing protein: MNIEAIRLGKLKQLPGANLEDEELSRLDLSRINLAGATLVGANFAGSKLEGGHLEGANLMGANLQETDLRANLMGANLMQADLTGADLRGSNLRGANLMGARLSDVSLVGAFLSGANLMNVNLQGVDLRGADLRGANLTGANLKGADLSRADLQGALLSEANLEEADLRGANLAGANLTGANLLCAELEGANLSGVNLNKACLVGTVVETLA; encoded by the coding sequence ATGAATATTGAAGCCATTAGATTAGGAAAACTCAAACAACTTCCAGGAGCAAATTTAGAAGACGAGGAACTCTCCCGACTAGATTTAAGCCGAATTAATCTTGCTGGCGCTACCCTTGTGGGCGCTAATTTTGCTGGTTCAAAGCTGGAAGGTGGACATTTGGAGGGAGCGAATTTGATGGGGGCGAACCTCCAAGAAACTGACTTGCGGGCGAACCTCATGGGAGCAAACCTGATGCAAGCAGATTTAACCGGTGCTGACTTGCGGGGTAGCAATTTGCGTGGCGCTAACTTGATGGGAGCAAGACTCAGTGATGTGTCATTAGTAGGTGCTTTCTTGAGTGGTGCGAATTTGATGAATGTGAACTTGCAAGGCGTTGACTTGCGCGGTGCTGACTTGCGCGGTGCAAACCTGACTGGGGCAAATCTCAAAGGTGCAGACTTGAGTCGCGCCGATTTGCAAGGGGCTTTATTAAGTGAAGCAAACCTGGAAGAAGCCGACTTGCGGGGGGCAAATTTAGCGGGGGCGAATTTGACGGGAGCGAATTTACTCTGTGCAGAGTTAGAAGGTGCAAATTTGAGCGGTGTTAATTTGAATAAAGCGTGTTTGGTGGGTACTGTGGTTGAGACTCTTGCGTAA
- a CDS encoding DICT sensory domain-containing protein, translating into MLEGSILQKLETAHRHTTRPIRFGVYYKNTLVALCHALEDHILTDEGTPLVITAFQQGKWYLQEAERYADIAQHSRQIAIMAASESGFAEHPTSQLPNVDLVALPPVDPVAQEWHLIILSPNYTAMVICQELSEADYGSSGVPTSDLERKFYGLWTFEPELVQETAEIAIAHIKKYNPELAKKLTADKEKIVPSMTRSENLGAVVSRVVDYLQTGQDNLSIPTALQKQTLDRNLVSNEIQAFLRMAQLMDMADVNNPMAAAEVVVLAEAIAQLLDLPAWQIKRLRLAALLHRIDPLQKAESVLTGGIATRYQEDAPSSPLTCPLVPGAQVLRTMPRLRAVAQIITHQSEWWNGTGEPAGLAGDEIPLESRILALLADFQWRLNEQKSSNQSREQIFTQALDECKQQQSTRFDPKLVDTLALLVMGLQQGLELPIMTAKVSAGIWILDSQWDSHSKISEQIGSYFT; encoded by the coding sequence ATGTTAGAAGGTTCAATCTTACAAAAGCTAGAAACAGCCCATCGCCACACAACCAGGCCAATTCGATTCGGTGTTTACTACAAAAATACCCTAGTTGCCCTGTGCCACGCTCTAGAAGACCATATCTTAACCGACGAGGGTACACCCTTAGTCATCACAGCCTTCCAACAGGGGAAATGGTATCTCCAAGAAGCTGAACGATATGCAGACATCGCCCAGCACAGCCGCCAAATTGCGATCATGGCTGCCTCTGAATCCGGCTTTGCTGAACATCCCACCAGCCAGCTACCCAATGTAGACTTAGTGGCATTACCTCCAGTTGACCCAGTGGCGCAGGAGTGGCACTTAATTATTTTATCGCCTAATTACACAGCAATGGTAATTTGTCAAGAATTATCAGAAGCTGATTATGGCAGTAGTGGAGTACCGACATCAGACTTAGAGCGGAAATTCTACGGCTTGTGGACATTTGAGCCGGAGTTAGTGCAAGAGACAGCAGAAATAGCGATCGCTCACATCAAAAAATACAACCCAGAACTGGCAAAAAAACTCACAGCCGATAAAGAAAAAATTGTACCATCAATGACCAGATCGGAAAATTTAGGTGCAGTTGTCTCCCGTGTAGTAGATTACCTCCAGACTGGGCAAGATAATTTATCCATCCCGACAGCGCTTCAGAAACAAACCCTAGATCGCAACTTGGTTTCTAACGAAATCCAAGCCTTTTTGCGAATGGCGCAACTGATGGATATGGCAGATGTCAACAATCCAATGGCAGCTGCGGAAGTGGTGGTACTTGCTGAAGCGATCGCCCAGCTTTTGGATCTTCCCGCATGGCAAATTAAAAGATTGCGCTTGGCGGCTTTGTTACATCGCATAGATCCATTACAAAAAGCAGAAAGCGTTCTCACTGGCGGTATAGCCACACGCTACCAAGAAGATGCCCCCAGTTCTCCCTTAACTTGTCCTTTAGTACCAGGGGCGCAAGTATTGCGAACTATGCCAAGACTACGAGCAGTTGCCCAAATTATTACTCATCAAAGCGAGTGGTGGAATGGCACAGGGGAACCAGCAGGTTTAGCTGGAGATGAAATTCCCCTAGAGTCGAGAATTTTGGCATTATTGGCAGACTTTCAGTGGCGACTCAATGAGCAAAAATCGTCAAATCAAAGCCGGGAACAGATATTTACTCAAGCTTTAGATGAGTGCAAACAGCAACAATCTACCCGCTTTGACCCTAAACTTGTAGATACCCTAGCTTTATTAGTTATGGGTTTACAACAGGGACTCGAATTACCCATCATGACAGCGAAAGTCAGCGCCGGCATCTGGATACTTGATTCCCAATGGGATAGCCACAGCAAGATAAGCGAGCAGATTGGTAGTTATTTTACATGA
- a CDS encoding photosystem II high light acclimation radical SAM protein produces the protein MEVKKQIMENRILYVRLPCNPIFPIGVVYLSDHVHKQFPNLEQRIFDLGTVPPLDYNSALDRCIDEFKPTLLVFSWRDIQIYAPVGGRGGNPLQNAFEFYYAKNPLLKLRGGFGGLRIFIAYYVELWQNQGLIKRGLKRAQKYHSDARVVVGGGAVSVFYEQLGKSLPQGAIISVGEGETLLEKLLSGRDFRDERCYVAGETQPRQRLIHEQPTPLEKTACNYDYIETIWPEFNFYLQEEDFYIGVQTKRGCPHNCCYCVYTVVEGKQVRINPADEVVAEMRQLYDRGIRNFWFTDAQFIPARKFIDDAVELLQKIVDSGMTDIHWAAYIRADNLTPELCDLMAKTGMNYFEIGITSGSQELVRKMRMGYNLRTVLQNCRDLKAAGFNDLVSVNYSFNVIDERPETIRQTIAYHRELERIFGADKVEPAIFFIGLQPHTHLEEYAFKEGILKPGYDPMSLMPWTAKKLLWNPEPLGSFFGEVCLQAWQQNPNDFGREVMKILEEKLGCADLEAALSAPIETKEKQLAGIS, from the coding sequence ATGGAAGTCAAAAAACAGATTATGGAAAATCGAATTCTTTACGTTCGCCTTCCTTGTAACCCCATCTTTCCCATTGGGGTTGTCTACCTGAGCGATCATGTCCATAAGCAGTTTCCTAATCTTGAACAGCGTATCTTTGATTTAGGAACAGTGCCACCCTTAGATTACAATTCTGCTCTGGATCGCTGTATCGATGAATTTAAACCGACACTGCTAGTATTTTCTTGGCGGGATATTCAAATTTATGCCCCAGTTGGTGGACGTGGTGGCAACCCACTGCAAAACGCCTTTGAATTTTACTACGCTAAGAATCCTCTATTAAAACTACGTGGCGGATTCGGCGGTTTACGAATCTTCATCGCTTACTATGTAGAGCTATGGCAAAATCAGGGCTTAATCAAACGCGGTTTAAAACGTGCCCAAAAATATCATTCTGATGCTCGTGTAGTTGTAGGTGGTGGTGCAGTCAGCGTATTTTACGAACAATTGGGTAAAAGCTTACCACAAGGGGCAATTATTTCTGTGGGTGAAGGGGAAACCCTGCTGGAAAAGCTTTTAAGCGGTAGAGATTTTCGAGATGAGCGCTGTTATGTTGCGGGAGAAACCCAACCACGTCAACGGCTGATTCACGAACAACCCACCCCACTAGAAAAAACAGCTTGTAACTACGACTATATCGAAACCATCTGGCCGGAATTTAACTTTTACCTGCAAGAAGAAGACTTTTATATAGGTGTACAAACTAAGCGTGGTTGTCCCCATAACTGCTGCTATTGCGTCTACACCGTCGTTGAAGGCAAACAAGTACGCATCAACCCAGCAGATGAAGTAGTTGCTGAGATGCGCCAATTATACGATCGCGGCATTCGCAACTTCTGGTTTACCGATGCCCAATTCATCCCCGCCCGAAAGTTTATCGATGATGCCGTAGAACTATTGCAAAAAATAGTCGATTCTGGTATGACAGATATCCACTGGGCAGCATATATCAGAGCCGACAATTTGACACCCGAATTGTGCGACTTGATGGCGAAAACTGGGATGAACTATTTTGAAATCGGGATTACCAGTGGTTCTCAAGAACTCGTGCGCAAAATGCGGATGGGATACAACCTGCGAACCGTCTTGCAAAACTGCCGTGACTTAAAAGCAGCTGGTTTCAACGACTTAGTTTCCGTCAACTACTCCTTTAACGTGATTGACGAACGTCCCGAAACCATCCGCCAAACCATCGCCTACCACCGCGAACTAGAACGGATTTTTGGTGCTGATAAAGTCGAACCTGCGATTTTCTTTATTGGACTACAACCCCATACCCATTTAGAAGAATATGCTTTTAAAGAAGGCATCCTCAAACCAGGATACGATCCAATGAGCTTGATGCCGTGGACAGCCAAAAAACTCCTTTGGAATCCTGAACCCCTTGGTTCATTCTTCGGCGAAGTCTGCTTGCAAGCTTGGCAACAAAACCCCAACGATTTCGGACGCGAAGTCATGAAAATCTTAGAGGAAAAACTAGGTTGTGCCGACTTAGAAGCAGCACTTTCCGCACCAATAGAGACGAAAGAAAAACAACTAGCCGGTATATCCTAG
- a CDS encoding DUF1830 domain-containing protein, with product MAQILDPLPPEQSGKILCCYINATSKIQVARICNIPNWYFERVVFPGQRLVFEAPRKGQVEIHTGMMASAILSDKIPCDRLMLDEPSTDEFDTDSSFGKDPINTKSLVQQINTNTGDSIKPLQVAL from the coding sequence ATGGCTCAAATATTAGATCCTCTACCACCTGAGCAATCGGGAAAAATTCTCTGCTGCTACATTAATGCCACGAGCAAAATACAGGTAGCTCGCATCTGTAATATTCCCAACTGGTACTTTGAAAGGGTTGTTTTCCCTGGACAACGTTTAGTTTTTGAAGCTCCGCGAAAAGGCCAAGTGGAGATTCATACAGGGATGATGGCAAGTGCAATTTTATCAGATAAGATTCCGTGTGATCGCTTGATGCTCGACGAACCTAGTACTGATGAGTTTGATACAGACTCATCATTTGGCAAAGACCCTATTAATACCAAATCATTGGTGCAGCAAATTAATACAAACACCGGAGATAGTATAAAACCCTTACAAGTCGCTCTTTAG
- a CDS encoding DUF4079 domain-containing protein: protein MNLPSFLWLWKIAAWSMGLSLLAYLMLAVTGVWMFRARTSQQFHFITPFMGGNRGVRSLHYLMGISMVSLVLLLLAIGIVGTLGHFGSLGHSSHLIAGLIVVALVLLSVFSATQISASRPWARPLHIGVNIILFIGFAWVSLTGWIVVQKYLP from the coding sequence ATGAATCTGCCTTCGTTTCTTTGGTTGTGGAAAATAGCCGCCTGGTCAATGGGGTTGTCCCTGCTGGCATATCTGATGTTAGCAGTCACCGGCGTTTGGATGTTTCGGGCGAGAACTTCGCAGCAATTCCATTTTATTACGCCATTTATGGGCGGAAATAGAGGGGTGCGATCGCTCCACTATTTAATGGGCATCAGTATGGTAAGTTTAGTGCTACTATTGCTAGCGATCGGGATTGTTGGCACTTTAGGACACTTTGGTTCTTTAGGTCACTCGTCACATCTAATCGCTGGATTGATAGTGGTAGCATTAGTTCTGCTTTCTGTTTTCAGTGCCACGCAAATTAGTGCCAGCCGACCTTGGGCTAGACCTTTACACATTGGCGTAAATATTATTTTGTTTATAGGATTTGCCTGGGTATCCCTTACTGGTTGGATTGTAGTACAAAAGTATTTACCCTAA
- a CDS encoding ATP-binding cassette domain-containing protein encodes MNKATLRLEQINLFAKLKTQLPGNQQGYPILRDIDLEVFQGDGSANACGERIAIVGPVGAGKTSLLRLINRLIEPTSGKIYLENQEYRQIPVIQLRQMVVLVLQESKLLGMTVQQALAYPLVLRGLPKQTIQERISYWTEQLHIPNEWLGRTEVQLSAGQRQIVAIARALLIQPKILLLDEPTSALDAGTASHLMQVLIQLSQAHQTTILMVNHQLELAQIFCTRLLHLQQGHLSANQTVSEINWLELRQSLIKAETQDDFGF; translated from the coding sequence TTGAATAAGGCAACACTCAGGCTAGAGCAAATTAATCTGTTTGCAAAGCTAAAAACCCAACTTCCAGGCAATCAGCAAGGATATCCCATATTGCGAGATATTGACTTGGAGGTATTTCAGGGCGATGGCTCCGCCAACGCTTGCGGCGAACGCATTGCCATTGTAGGGCCAGTAGGCGCAGGAAAAACCTCGTTATTACGCCTCATCAACCGCCTAATTGAACCAACGAGTGGCAAAATCTATCTAGAAAATCAAGAATATCGCCAAATCCCTGTCATCCAGCTACGCCAGATGGTTGTACTTGTATTGCAAGAATCAAAGCTGTTGGGGATGACAGTTCAACAAGCCTTGGCTTATCCTTTAGTTTTGCGTGGTTTGCCCAAACAGACAATTCAGGAACGAATCAGTTATTGGACAGAACAACTGCACATTCCCAATGAATGGTTAGGGCGAACTGAGGTACAACTTTCTGCTGGACAACGACAAATAGTAGCGATCGCTCGTGCCTTACTCATCCAGCCTAAAATATTATTATTAGACGAGCCAACCTCAGCCCTTGATGCAGGTACAGCATCTCATCTAATGCAAGTCTTAATCCAGTTGAGTCAAGCTCATCAAACTACAATTTTGATGGTAAATCATCAACTGGAACTTGCTCAGATATTTTGCACTAGGTTATTACACCTACAACAGGGTCATTTATCCGCAAATCAAACAGTCTCTGAAATAAACTGGCTTGAATTACGACAAAGCTTAATTAAAGCAGAAACTCAGGACGATTTTGGATTTTAG
- a CDS encoding DUF6761 family protein, with the protein MLQDTQTIRYYQRLTDAFVELWNRGYRTDDMRMYLDGYLAALRHSNVIEPYLIHRLEEEASRYLYDGSNFAVPQPQPQPDYY; encoded by the coding sequence ATGCTCCAAGACACACAAACCATCCGCTATTACCAAAGACTCACCGATGCCTTCGTCGAGTTATGGAATCGCGGTTATCGCACGGATGATATGCGGATGTATTTGGATGGATATCTAGCCGCATTGCGACATAGCAACGTCATTGAACCTTATCTGATTCATCGCCTAGAAGAGGAAGCCAGCCGCTACTTGTACGATGGGTCAAATTTTGCAGTGCCGCAACCACAGCCACAACCCGATTACTACTAA
- the grxD gene encoding Grx4 family monothiol glutaredoxin — protein MTPELKEKIDNLLQQNKILVFMKGNKLMPQCGFSNNVVQILNTLGVPFETVDVLSDSEIRQGIKEYSNWPTIPQVYINGEFVGGSDILIELYQKGELQQKVEVALAS, from the coding sequence ATGACACCAGAACTCAAAGAGAAAATTGATAACTTGCTACAACAGAACAAGATTCTAGTTTTCATGAAGGGAAATAAGCTAATGCCCCAATGTGGTTTCTCCAATAACGTTGTGCAGATTCTTAATACCTTGGGAGTTCCCTTCGAGACGGTTGATGTTCTATCAGATTCTGAAATCCGGCAGGGAATCAAGGAATACTCTAACTGGCCGACAATTCCCCAAGTGTATATCAATGGTGAATTCGTTGGCGGTTCTGACATCTTGATTGAACTGTACCAAAAAGGTGAATTGCAGCAAAAAGTAGAAGTAGCACTAGCTTCCTAA
- a CDS encoding BolA family protein, which translates to MISPQQVEAMIKAELPDAQVQVQDLTGGGDHYQVTVVSSHFAGKGLVQQHQLVYGALGQAMSTEAIHALAVKTYTPEAWQATASS; encoded by the coding sequence ATGATTAGTCCGCAGCAGGTTGAGGCAATGATCAAGGCGGAACTGCCAGACGCACAGGTTCAGGTGCAAGACTTGACTGGTGGCGGCGACCACTATCAAGTGACAGTAGTTTCATCGCACTTTGCAGGTAAAGGACTAGTGCAACAGCATCAGTTAGTTTATGGTGCGTTGGGTCAAGCTATGTCAACTGAAGCGATTCATGCCTTGGCGGTAAAAACATACACTCCCGAAGCTTGGCAAGCAACAGCAAGTTCCTAA
- a CDS encoding lysophospholipid acyltransferase family protein produces MMEFHSSSDPCQHTPANHQVAGTTSKVSPWLSPLAYLLGRHCLLPLFFGQIRITGQKNIPTTGPVILAPTHRARWDALLVPYATADCRREQDLRFMVTIDECQGLQGWFVKRLGGFPVNSKHPSIRTLRHGVELLQQKKTLVIFPEGNIFRDGQVHQLKPGIARLALSAESSHSGLGVKIIPIGINYSQPYPNWGTDVSIDIGCPIRVADYMSGCIKHDAKSITTDLGKVLQQLSHQETKSTNHAFAEITNSRSPQGLGVAHQGDLS; encoded by the coding sequence ATGATGGAATTTCACTCTTCATCCGATCCCTGCCAGCATACACCAGCAAATCATCAGGTGGCTGGTACTACTTCAAAGGTTTCTCCTTGGTTAAGTCCTCTGGCATATTTATTAGGCCGTCACTGCCTATTACCATTATTCTTTGGGCAAATTAGAATAACCGGACAAAAAAATATCCCTACAACTGGGCCTGTTATCCTAGCGCCTACCCATCGGGCACGCTGGGATGCATTGCTTGTACCCTACGCTACGGCTGATTGTCGGAGAGAACAAGACCTGCGGTTTATGGTGACTATTGACGAATGCCAAGGTTTACAAGGCTGGTTTGTCAAGCGTTTGGGGGGGTTTCCTGTAAATTCTAAGCATCCATCAATCCGCACGCTGCGACATGGAGTTGAGCTACTTCAACAGAAAAAAACCCTGGTTATCTTTCCAGAAGGCAATATTTTTCGTGATGGCCAAGTTCACCAGTTGAAGCCGGGAATTGCTCGTCTTGCTTTGAGTGCTGAATCTAGTCATTCTGGGCTGGGAGTAAAAATTATTCCTATAGGCATTAATTACAGCCAACCTTATCCAAATTGGGGTACAGATGTAAGTATTGACATTGGCTGCCCAATCAGAGTAGCGGATTACATGAGTGGTTGTATAAAACACGACGCAAAAAGCATCACAACTGATTTAGGAAAGGTACTGCAACAATTAAGCCATCAAGAAACAAAAAGTACTAATCACGCATTTGCAGAAATTACTAATTCTCGATCCCCTCAAGGATTAGGTGTGGCTCATCAGGGCGATTTAAGTTAG
- the tadA gene encoding tRNA adenosine(34) deaminase TadA, which produces MITKYTEYLIHQQWMSYALELAKVAGDAGEVPVGAVIIDSTGKLLAQGENRKERDKDPTAHAEILALKTAATTLQNWHLNECTLYVTLEPCPMCAGAILQARVGQVVYGVDDTKTGAIRTVINIPDSAASNHRLQVIGGILESACRKQLQAWFATRRRRVN; this is translated from the coding sequence ATGATAACTAAATACACAGAATATCTTATACATCAACAATGGATGAGTTATGCCCTAGAATTAGCAAAAGTAGCAGGTGATGCAGGTGAAGTCCCTGTGGGTGCTGTTATCATTGATTCAACAGGCAAATTGCTGGCACAAGGAGAAAACAGAAAAGAACGCGACAAAGACCCTACCGCTCATGCGGAAATTCTCGCTCTCAAGACAGCTGCAACAACTTTACAAAATTGGCATCTTAATGAATGTACCCTCTACGTAACTCTTGAACCGTGTCCGATGTGTGCAGGTGCTATTTTGCAAGCGCGTGTCGGACAAGTTGTATATGGAGTAGACGATACAAAAACTGGCGCAATTCGTACAGTTATTAACATACCCGATAGTGCTGCTTCTAATCACCGTCTCCAGGTTATTGGAGGCATTCTAGAGTCAGCTTGTCGTAAGCAATTACAGGCTTGGTTTGCGACTAGGCGACGTAGGGTAAACTAA
- the grxC gene encoding glutaredoxin 3, producing the protein MLDFLNPLLNRHPERVKANVELYTWQTCPYCIRAKILLWWKGVNFTEYKIDGDEAARAKMAERANGKRTVPQIFINNHHIGGCDDLYQLDTQSQLDPLLAQVAI; encoded by the coding sequence ATGCTGGACTTTCTTAATCCCCTTTTAAATCGCCATCCAGAGCGAGTTAAAGCCAACGTCGAACTTTACACCTGGCAAACCTGCCCTTACTGCATTCGTGCCAAAATACTGCTGTGGTGGAAAGGTGTAAATTTTACCGAATATAAAATCGACGGCGACGAAGCAGCTAGAGCTAAAATGGCAGAACGCGCTAACGGAAAACGTACCGTACCGCAAATTTTCATTAACAACCACCACATTGGCGGCTGCGATGACCTCTATCAGCTAGACACACAAAGCCAACTCGATCCCCTTTTAGCCCAAGTCGCTATTTAG
- a CDS encoding DUF981 family protein, with the protein MFIDYITLMLINMVAGLFLLADYVYRGIDSSNQKQWIPGFGITGAIALTTGLHMSFTWPVIGSFNIAFGETSVLFGILFVAAAIALAQGWDLFTIAVYGFFAGVVAIVVGIRIINLNLTKQPLLSGIGFILTGLGGIFAAPTLCWKPNRTWRLIGVAVLIVAALIWALTGYLSYWNHLESFQKWVPAPMR; encoded by the coding sequence GTGTTTATTGACTACATCACACTCATGTTGATCAATATGGTAGCTGGGCTATTTCTACTGGCTGACTATGTGTATCGTGGTATAGATAGTTCTAATCAAAAACAGTGGATTCCCGGTTTTGGGATTACGGGGGCAATTGCCCTGACAACTGGTTTACACATGAGCTTCACCTGGCCAGTTATTGGTAGCTTTAACATTGCCTTTGGTGAAACAAGTGTCTTATTTGGAATCTTGTTTGTTGCAGCAGCGATCGCACTTGCTCAAGGTTGGGATTTATTCACAATAGCAGTTTACGGCTTTTTTGCTGGCGTAGTTGCGATCGTAGTGGGTATCCGCATCATCAACTTGAATTTGACTAAGCAACCGCTTTTATCGGGAATCGGCTTTATTTTAACTGGCTTAGGTGGTATTTTTGCAGCGCCAACCCTTTGCTGGAAACCCAACCGAACTTGGCGGCTAATTGGCGTAGCAGTGCTAATAGTAGCCGCTCTAATTTGGGCATTGACTGGATATTTGTCTTACTGGAATCATTTAGAAAGTTTCCAAAAGTGGGTTCCAGCGCCGATGCGGTAA